The Chiloscyllium plagiosum isolate BGI_BamShark_2017 unplaced genomic scaffold, ASM401019v2 scaf_13927, whole genome shotgun sequence region TATCAAGGCCCGTCCTCACATTGAGGCCTTCTATATTGGCCCATCCTCACATTGAGGCCTCTTCTCTAGGCCCGTCCTCACATTGAGGCCTCTTCTCTAGGCCCGTCCTCACATTGAGGCCTCTTATCTAGGCCCATCCTCACATTGAGGCCTTCTATATTGGCCCGTCCTGACATTGAGGCCTCTTATCTAGGTCTGTCGTCAAATTTAGGCCTTGTTTCTCGGCCGATCCTCATCATAAGCCATGACCCGGAAGGAGATAGCTGTAAAACTGATGAACAGCCCATTCTGTCCTGATTTGACCACTGTATCTAAGCAGTGCCATTAATTTTGCCAGTTTTGAGGCCTCCTACCAGGCAGGGCTTTGTGCAGTCTCTGACAGCCTGTCCACCGCAAGGTCTCCAGGTAGGCCAGTCCTCCCATAAAACCTTCTCTCCAAACGTGAGGCCTTTACGTTTTCAGTTCCATATGAGGCCTTTATCCCCGTGAGGCCTCCTAATCAGTGCTCTCCACTGTGAGCCTTGCCTCTCAGTGAGGGCTCAGATTGTGCCAGTGAGTGAGGCCTACTCAGGAAACAGGCCTGTAAGCGCAAAGTTCACACTCTGCTTTTCTCCTCCCCCCGCAGGCGATCCCAGTGGTAAACCGGGCCCAGCTCATCGATGACACCTTCAGTTTAGCACGGTAGGAGAGAGGGTGGAGGGTTGCTAGGGGCTCAGGGCACACCCTCACGATGAACATTCTGCCTAAACCCATCCCCGCCCAACCCCCGGCAGGCGGTCTCACACACGGCAATGGGaactgctccagggaaacaggCCAGAGCACAGATCTGCCAGTGAAGGagatctctctctttccctgtccctctctctctctctcgtggtGTGGTTGGTAACCAACCCCAGGGTAGGCCCACACTGAGCCCAGGATCACTCCGACACTTCTTTGAGGAATAAACCCTTTGGTACAGAATCGGGCAACATCATAGCAACAGGTACACGGGCAATGTCCCCGAAGGTGATGTACCTGAGGCCTACTCTGTGTCCAACCCTGGGATCGAGGCGGGGGGGCAGtgcagaggaagctttactctgtatctaaccccgtgctgtccctgtccctgggatgggggtgacagtgtagagggagctttaccctgtatctaaccccgtgctgtccctgtccctgggatgggggggacagtgtagagggagctttactctgtatctaacccgtgctgtccctgggatggaggggacagtgtagagggagctttctctgtatctaaccccgtgctgtccctgggatggggggacagtgtagagggagctttactttatatctaaccccatgctgtcctgacctgggatggggggacagtgtagagggagctttactttgtatctaaccccgtgctgtccctgggatggatggggggacagtgtagagggagctttactctgtatctaacccNNNNNNNNNNNNNNNNNNNNNNNNNNNNNNNNNNNNNNNNNNNNNNNNNNNNNNNNNNNNNNNNNNNNNNNNNNNNNNNNNNNNNNNNNNNNNNNNNNNNNNNNNNNNNNNNNNNNNNNNNNNNNNNNNNNNNNNNNNNNNNNNNNNNNNNNNNNNNNNNNNNNNNNNNNNNNNNNNNNNNNNNNNNNNNNNNNNNNNNNNNNNNNNNNNNNNNNNNNNNNNNNNNNNNNNNNNNNNNNNNNNNNNNNNNNNNNNNNNNNNNNNNNNNNNNNNNNNNNNNNNNNNNNNNNNNNNNNNNNNNNNNNNNNNNNNNNNNNNNNNNNNNNNNNNNNNNNNNNNNNNNNNNNNNNNNNNNNNNNNNNNNNNNNNNNNNNNNNNNNNNNNNNNNNNNNNNNNNNNNNNNNNNNNNNNNNNNNNNNNNNNNNNNNNNNNNNNNNNNNNNNNNNNNNNNNNNNNNNNNNNNNNNNNNNNNNNNNNNNNNNNNNNNNNNNNNNNNNNNNNNNNNNNNNNNNNNNNNNNNNNNNNNNNNNNNNNNNNNNNNNNNNNNNNNNNNNNNNNNNNNNNNNNNNNNNNNNNNNNNNNNNNNNNNNNNNNNNNNNNNNNNNNNNNNNNNNNNNNNNNNNNNNNNNNNNNNNNNNNNNNNNNNNNNNNNNNNNNNNNNNNNNNNNNNNNNNNNNNNNNNNNNNNNNNNNNNNNNNNNNNNNNNNNNNNNNNNNNNNNNNNNNNNNNNNNNNNNNNNNNNNNNNNNNNNNNNNNNNNNNNNNNNNNNNNNNNNNNNNNNNNNNNNNNNNNNNNNNNNNNNNNNNNNNNNNNNNNNNNNNNNNNNNNNNNNNNNNNNNNNNNNNNNNNNNNNNNNNNNNNNNNNNNNNNNNNNNNNNNNNNNNNNNNNNNNNNNNNNNNNNNNNNNNNNNNNNNNNNNNNNNNNNNNNNNNNNNNNNNNNNNNNNNNNNNNNNNNNNNNNNNNNNNNNNNNNNNNNNNNNNNNNNNNNNNNNNNNNNNNNNNNNNNNNNNNNNNNNNNNNNNNNNNNNNNNNNNNNNNNNNNNNNNNNNNNNNNNNNNNNNNNNNNNNNNNactgaccctctgacagtgcccactccctcagcactgaccctccgacagcgcccgctccctcagcactgaccctctgacagtgcccactccctcagcgctgaccctccgacagcgcccgttccctcagcgctgactctctgacagcgcCCACCCACTCAGCGCGGTCACTGGGGGTTATGCCTGGGTTCTGGTGTTGAGCCTCTGAAGTGGAGGTTGAAATACACCCGGTTGAGGATACCCTGTCCTCGATGACTGCATGGAAATTTAGCAAAACCTTTAACCTTGGCAAAACCCAAAACACCTAAATCAGCACTGAGTGACATTATTACTGTGTTAGAGGAGAGCGCTGGATATTTAGCAAATAGGTTTGTATTGACGAAAGCATTATCATGACGTGTGCACTGGCTGATAATGATTGACAGTCAACTGCCgcgttttgctttcagttgaaaTCAAGCAGATTGGTCAATATCCCGTGGTGGAGAAGTGAATCATTAAGATGAAGCCGGCGCTGGGCGTCCGTATCTGTTAACCCGCGGTCCCCGCGCGCCAATCTATGTAGCGTCCGGTACCACGCAAGGGCGCCTCCGTCTGGTTGAGCTTAGTTTTGCGTGCTGGGGAGGATCCAACGCGATCTGTTCCGAGATGGGGAGGTGTTTGTCGCACGGACTGCGTGACCAACCCCTCTTCCCCACCACCTGCTGaccagtcccccccccccccaagaaatAGAAACCTCCCAGAGCGACAGAAAATTGACCCTCGATTCTCCGGCTTCTTTCtttggggggtgggtgtggggggggaatGTGGCAGAGCAGAGGGAGCTACATTTCAATGACCCGGGCGTTGGAGACCACGCGGTACCTGCACACAGAGGCCGAGTTCCTGCCCTGGGACACGCTGAGCAACCACCTGGACTTCATTGAGCTCATCCTGGAAGGAAGGCCCGGCTACGCGCTGCTGGAGGTGAGGCCCCCCACGGTCGATCAGCCCAGTCGCACCGGTCTCCggcggggggtggggaggaagggaggggaggaggNNNNNNNNNNNNNNNNNNNNNNNNNNNNNNNNNNNNNNNNNNNNNNNNNNNNNNNNNNNNNNNNNNNNNNNNNNNNNNNNNNNNNNNNNNNNNNNNNNNNNNNNNNNNNNNNNNNNNNNNNNNNNNNNNNNNNNNNNNNNNNNNNNNNNNNNNNNNNNNNNNNNNNNNNNNNNNNNNNNNNNNNNNNNNNNNNNNNNNNNNNNNNNNNNNNNNNNNNNNNNNNNNNNNNNNNNNNNNNNNNNNNNNNNNNNNNNNNNNNNNNNNNNNNNNNNNNNNNNNNNNNNNNNNNNNNNNNNNNNNNNNNNNNNNNNNNNNNNNNNNNNNNNNNNNNNNNNNNNNNNNNNNNNNNNNNNNNNNNNNNNNNNNNNNNNNNNNNNNNNNNNNNNNNNNNNNNNNNNNNNNNNNNNNNNNNNNNNNNNNNNNNNNNNNNNNNNNNNNNNNNNNNNNNNNNNNNNNNNNNNNNNNNNNNNNNNNNNNNNNNNNNNNNNNNNNNNNNNNNNNNNNNNNNNNNNNNNNNNNNNNNNNNNNNNNNNNNNNNNNNNNNNNNNNNNNNNNNNNNNNNNNNNNNNNNNNNNNNNNNNNNNNNNNNNNNNNNNNNNNNNNNNNNNNNNNNNNNNNNNNNNNNNNNNNNNNNNNNNNNNNNNNNNNNNNNNNNNNNNNNNNNNNNNNNNNNNNNNNNNNNNNNNNNNNNNNNNNNNNNNNNNNNNNNNNNNNNNNNNNNNNNNNNNNNNNNNNNNNNNNNNNNNNNNNNNNNNNNNNNNNNNNNNNNNNNNNNNNNNNNNNNNNNNNNNNNNNNNNNNNNNNNNNNNNNNNNNNNNNNNNNNNNNNNNNNNNNNNNGATGTGGGATCACGGCGGCGGGGGGTAGGGTGAGGGGTCACCGGGGTAGAGTGAGGGGCCACGGAGGATAGGGTGTGGTGGGGTCggggctgggtttgggtgggatcggtgtgggctcgatgggccgaagggccactcTCCGCTCCTGCGATTCTCCTTGGTTCTGAAACCAGTCTGGGTGTCCTGCGATTCGAGGCCCTGTGTTTGTGAGGGAGGTCACAAGAGACGGGagcagaaatgaagccatttggcccatcgcatCCgcactgccattcagtcatggctgagaGGGTTTGCAACcgccattttcccactttctccccagaacCTTTGTGTGTGGCCTTGTACGTTTCATGTCGGGCGTAAGGATTTTGCAAACTACGACTCCCTTTCTGATAACACCGTGACCCTCGCCCCCGTGCCTAGTTTCTATAAGGGGCTGTGTGGAACTTCAGATGAACTCCATCTTCACCCCGAGAAAGGGCCCCATCAGAGTGGGTGGAGCTTATtaagcattaaccctttcagagccgTAACGCAACAGAGAGTGGAGTGAGGCGGGGGTGGGAGCGCGGGACGGGCAAGTAGAGGAGAAAGATGGAATTAGGTGGGAGGAAGGAAGCGGGGAGAGTGAGAGGTTCTTGGGGTGCAACGATGAAGGGTTACCGGGGCTGGCTGGGGTCAgactgaggggcagaatggcccactCCACATTCGAGTGagggatggagagggaaacaggGAACGTGGCAGAGAGATTTTTTTGGAAGCGGGGGGGGgttgggagaaagagagagagagaggccgaGATGGGCAGTGGCGAACTAGGCCGCAAAGGTGAAAGGTCGGAGTGTAAAGGTCGGTTGTGCCTCCTGCCCTCACAGAGATACGTCCTGAGCAAAGTGACCCCAGTTTATGAGTATTTCACCGAACGAAGCAGCCCCGAACTGGACACTACCCCCCAGGACACCTCCGAGAGGTAGGTGTGACCAGGTAGTGAGGGAGGTCATGGGTCACGCCTCCCTAtccccctcaccctcaccattatcccctcccccccccctcccccccccccccctactccctcacctccctatccccctcacctccctatccccctcaccctcaccatTATCCCCTCACCTCCCTAactccctcaccctcaccaacCCATTCACCCTCCCTCACTTCCCTATCCCCTTCACTGACCACCTCACCTCCCTATCCCCCTCCCTCATTCTCNNNNNNNNNNNNNNNNNNNNNNNNNNNNNNNNNNNNNNNNNNNNNNNNNNNNNNNNNNNNNNNNNNNNNNNNNNNNNNNNNNNNNNNNNNNNNNNNNNNNNNNNNNNNNNNNNNNNNNNNNNNNNNNNNNNNNNNNNNNNNNNNNNNNNNNNNNNNNNNNNNNNNNNNNNNNNNNNNNNNNNNNNNNNNNNNNNNNNNNNNNNNNNNNNNNNNNNNNNNNNNNNNNNNNNNNNNNNNNNNNNNNNNNNNNNNNNNNNNNNNNNNNNNNNNNNNNNNNNNNNNNNNNNNNNNNNNNNNNNNNNNNNNNNNNNNNNNNNNNNNNNNNNNNNNNNNNNNNNNNNNNNNNNNNNNNNNNNNNNNNNNNNNNNNNNNNNNNNNNNNNNNNNNNNNNNNNNNNNNNNNNNNNNNNNNNNNNNNNNNNNNNNNNNNNNNNNNNNNNNNNNNNNNNNNNNNNNNNNNNNNNNNNNNNNNNNNNNNNNNNNNNNNNNNNNNNNNNNNNNNNNNNNNNNNNNNNNNNNNNNNNNNNNNNNNNNNNNNNNNNNNNNNNNNNNNNNNNNNNNNNNNNNNNNNNNNNNNNNNNNNNNNNNNNNNNNNNNNNNNNNNNNNNNNNNNNNNNNNNNNNNNNNNNNNNNNNNNNNNNNNNNNNNNNNNNNNNNNNNNNNNNNNNNNNNNNNNNNNNNNNNNNNNNNNNNNNNNNNNNNNNNNNNNNNNNNNNNNNNNNNNNNNNNNNNNNNNNNNNNNNNNNNNNNNNNNNNNNNNNNNNNNNNNNNNNNNNNNNNNNNNNNNNNNNNNNNNNNNNNNNNNNNNNNNNNNNNNNNNNNNNNNNNNNNNNNNNNNNNNNNNNNNNNNNNNNNNNNNNNNNNNNNNNNNNNNNNNNNNNNNNNNNNNNNNNNNNNNNNNNNNNNNNNNNNNNNNNNNNNNNNNNNNNNNNNNNNNNNNNNNNNNNNNNNNNNNNNNNNNNNNNNNNNNNNNNNNNNNNNNNNNNNNNNNNNNNNNNNNNNNNNNNNNNNNNNNNNNNNNNNNNNNNNNNNNNNNNNNNNNNNNNNNNNNNNNNNNNNNNNNNNNNNNNNNNNNNNNNNNNNNNNNNNNNNNNNNNNNNNNNNNNNNNNNNNNNNNNNNNNNNNNNNNNNNNNNNNNNNNNNNNNNNNNNNNNNNNNNNNNNNNNNNNNNNNNNNNNNNNNNNNNNNNNNNNNNNNNNNNNNNNNNNNNNNNNNNNNNNNNNNNNNNNNNNNNNNNNNNNNNNNNNNNNNNNNNNNNNNNNNNNNNNNNNNNNNNNNNNNNNNNNNNNNNNNNNNNNNNNNNNNNNNNNNNNNNNNNNNNNNNNNNNNNNNNNNNNNNNNNNNNNNNNNNNNNNNNNNNNNNNNNNNNNNNNNNNNNNNNNNNNNNNNNNNNNNNNNNNNNNNNNNNNNNNNNNNNNNNNNNNNNNNNNNNNNNNNNNNNNNNNNNNNNNNNNNNNNNNNNNNNNNNNNNNNNNNNNNNNNNNNNNNNNNNNNNNNNNNNNNNNNNNNNNNNNNNNNNNNNNNNNNNNNNNNNNNNNNNNNNNNNNNNNNNNNNNNNNNNNNNNNNNNNNNNNNNNNNNNNNNNNNNNNNNNNNNNNNNNNNNNNNNNNNNNNNNNNNNNNNNNNNNNNNNNNNNNNNNNNNNNNNNNNNNNNNNNNNNNNNNNNNNNNNNNNNNNNNNNNNNNNNNNNNNNNNNNNNNNNNNNNNNNNNNNNNNNNNNNNNNNNNNNNNNNNNNNNNNNNNNNNNNNNNNNNNNNNNNNNNNNNNNNNNNNNNNNNNNNNNNNNNNNNNNNNNNNNNNNNNNNNNNNNNNNNNNNNNNNNNNNNNNNNNNNNNNNNNNNNNNNNNNNNNNNNNNNNNNNNNNNNNNNNNNNNNNNNNNNNNNNNNNNNNNNNNNNNNNNNNNNNNNNNNNNNNNNNNNNNNNNNNNNNNNNNNNNNNNNNNNNNNNNNNNNNNNNNNNNNNNNNNNNNNNNNNNNNNNNNNNNNNNNNNNNNNNNNNNNNNNNNNNNNNNNNNNNNNNNNNNNNNNNNNNNNNNNNNNNNNNNNNNNNNNNNNNNNNNNNNNNNNNNNNNNNNNNNNNNNNNNNNNNNNNNNNNNNNNNNNNNNNNNNNNNNNNNNNNNNNNNNNNNNNNNNNNNNNNNNNNNNNNNNNNNNNNNNNNNNNNNNNNNNNNNNNNNNNNNNNNNNNNNNNNNNNNNNNNNNNNNNNNNNNNNNNNNNNNNNNNNNNNNNNNNNNNNNNNNNNNNNNNNNNNNNNNNNNNNNNNNNNNNNNNNNNNNNNNNNNNNNNNNNNNNNNNNNNNNNNNNNNNNNNNNNNNNNNNNNNNNNNNNNNNNNNNNNNNNNNNNNNNNNNNNNNNNNNNNNNNNNNNNNNNNNNNNNNNNNNNNNNNNNNNNNNNNNNNNNNNNNNNNNNNNNNNNNNNNNNNNNNNNNNNNNNNNNNNNNNNNNNNNNNNNNNNNNNNNNNNNNNNNNNNNNNNNNNNNNNNNNNNNNNNNNNNNNNNNNNNNNNNNNNNNNNNNNNNNNNNNNNNNNNNNNNNNNNNNNNNNNNNNNNNNNNNNNNNNNNNNNNNNNNNNNNNNNNNNNNNNNNNNNNNNNNNNNNNNNNNNNNNNNNNNNNNNNNNNNNNNNNNNNNNNNNNNNNNNNNNNNNNNNNNNNNNNNNNNNNNNNNNNNNNNNNNNNNNNNNNNNNNNNNNNNNNNNNNNNNNNNNNNNNNNNNNNNNNNNNNNNNNNNNNNNNNNNNNNNNNNNNNNNNNNNNNNNNNNNNNNNNNNNNNNNNNNNNNNNNNNNNNNNNNNNNNNNNNNNNNNNNNNNNNNNNNNNNNNNNNNNNNNNNNNNNNNNNNNNNNNNNNNNNNNNNNNNNNNNNNNNNNNNNNNNNNNNNNNNNNNNNNNNNNNNNNNNNNNNNNNNNNNNNNNNNNNNNNNNNNNNNNNNNNNNNNNNNNNNNNNNNNNNNNNNNNNNNNNNNNNNNNNNNNNNNNNNNNNNNNNNNNNNNNNNNNNNNNNNNNNNNNNNNNNNNNNNNNNNNNNNNNNNNNNNNNNNNNNNNNNNNNNNNNNNNNNNNNNNNNNNNNNNNNNNNNNNNNNNNNNNNNNNNNNNNNNNNNNNNNNNNNNNNNNNNNNNNNNNNNNNNNNNNNNNNNNNNNNNNNNNNNNNNNNNNNNNNNNNNNNNNNNNNNNNNNNNNNNNNNNNNNNNNNNNNNNNNNNNNNNNNNNNNNNNNNNNNNN contains the following coding sequences:
- the LOC122546798 gene encoding aminopeptidase N-like, translated to MTRALETTRYLHTEAEFLPWDTLSNHLDFIELILEGRPGYALLERYVLSKVTPVYEYFTERSSPELDTTPQDTSERFAQEIVAGIACSNGLATCNEKAKTLYARWMGHPDVNP